The following proteins come from a genomic window of Pyxidicoccus sp. MSG2:
- a CDS encoding O-antigen ligase family protein → MSGFRSTALGFTAALYVLAGRWAFSRLDAGGAGASPFQELRLWIVMGGLLLATLGLVHAAHRQPVPGETRLDAGVVAALLAFFGYLCASAAWAPESTFVSWKLYEVILSGVMSLGLGLAALRQPADRVLEAFWVVVVTATGLLALVGLRQFLGGGAGARLAVMGGGPNVFARLMGMFALGALYFWRRGGATWLWIPAAATGVLLAILTGSRGGALAIIAGVLTFLALGRIPLRRLAMLSVLATVATVGVMTFTPLGKALSHSMEERFLKLTLKYKDGEAGEGGVYLSGREVLYERAYALGLDAPVMGAGLAAFPALGLGVYPHNLFLEVFCEGGALGLMFLAGVFLAYARAAFRGRRGLDAATVGAVVLVLVGSQSSGDLYDARSLFLLMMLSSCTTAAREAPEHFEPDACVTAEGAT, encoded by the coding sequence GTGAGCGGGTTCCGGAGCACAGCCCTGGGTTTCACCGCCGCGCTCTACGTGCTCGCGGGGCGCTGGGCCTTCAGCCGGCTGGACGCCGGGGGGGCCGGGGCAAGCCCGTTCCAGGAACTGCGGCTGTGGATTGTCATGGGCGGGCTCCTGCTCGCCACGCTGGGGCTGGTCCATGCCGCCCACCGCCAGCCGGTGCCGGGAGAGACGCGGCTGGACGCCGGGGTGGTGGCGGCGCTGCTGGCGTTCTTCGGATACCTGTGCGCCAGCGCGGCCTGGGCTCCCGAGTCGACATTCGTCTCGTGGAAGCTCTACGAGGTCATCCTGTCCGGGGTGATGAGCCTGGGCCTCGGGCTCGCCGCGCTCCGCCAGCCGGCGGACCGCGTGCTGGAAGCCTTCTGGGTCGTCGTCGTCACGGCCACGGGACTCCTGGCGCTCGTCGGCCTGCGCCAGTTCCTGGGCGGCGGCGCCGGGGCGCGCCTGGCGGTGATGGGTGGGGGGCCAAACGTCTTCGCCCGGCTGATGGGGATGTTCGCGCTCGGCGCCCTGTACTTCTGGCGGCGCGGAGGGGCGACGTGGCTCTGGATTCCGGCGGCGGCCACCGGCGTCCTCCTCGCCATCCTCACCGGCTCGCGCGGCGGGGCGCTCGCCATCATCGCCGGCGTCCTGACCTTCCTCGCCCTGGGGCGAATCCCCCTGCGCCGGCTCGCCATGCTGTCGGTGCTCGCCACGGTCGCCACCGTGGGCGTGATGACCTTCACCCCGCTGGGCAAGGCGCTGAGCCACTCCATGGAGGAGCGGTTCCTCAAGCTGACCCTCAAGTACAAGGATGGCGAGGCCGGAGAGGGTGGGGTGTACCTGTCCGGGCGCGAGGTGCTGTACGAGCGGGCCTACGCGCTCGGGCTCGACGCACCGGTGATGGGGGCGGGGCTCGCGGCCTTCCCCGCGCTCGGGCTGGGCGTCTATCCCCACAACCTCTTCCTCGAGGTGTTCTGCGAGGGCGGCGCGCTGGGGCTGATGTTCCTGGCCGGCGTCTTCCTCGCGTATGCGCGCGCGGCGTTCCGGGGACGCCGTGGCCTGGACGCGGCGACGGTGGGCGCGGTGGTGCTGGTGCTGGTGGGCAGCCAGTCCAGCGGCGACCTCTACGACGCCCGCTCCCTCTTCCTCCTCATGATGCTGTCCTCGTGCACCACGGCCGCGAGGGAGGCACCGGAGCACTTCGAACCGGATGCCTGTGTCACCGCCGAAGGAGCGACCTGA
- a CDS encoding lipopolysaccharide biosynthesis protein has translation MTRRRSTGRNFTWTLAAGLIYALAQWGVLVLLARLGTVEQVGEFALGLAITAPVMLLARMQLRTLQATDARDAYGFEHYLGLMVLNVLGGVLLCCGIALAAGYSAEACLVIPLLAVAKGFEALSDVFYGALQRNERLVIIARSTIAKSVLSMVLVAFALWATNSAAVAAAALGLSWALVLFLLDVPTYRREFGAASPWRQLWRAPWREQGVRLKSLLGLAYALGIASLLGSLRPNVPRYLLEAHAGQAELGVYAALAYFSALGGRVVQALGQVLNPRLGRYHAEGDQRRFGRALLAFSGGSALVGVCAIVGAALLGRQVLTLFYGAPYARNNGLFVWLMVAAALEYVGTSLQSALTAARELKVQMVMLVFSVAVVGLGSLYWVPRVGPVGAAWALSLGWLTELGCSGWLALRAWRRLGRKEASAVPGGSRAQVAPGADQVA, from the coding sequence ATGACCCGGCGCCGGTCGACGGGGAGGAACTTCACGTGGACGCTCGCGGCCGGGCTCATCTACGCGTTGGCCCAGTGGGGTGTCCTGGTCCTCCTCGCTCGACTCGGCACGGTGGAGCAGGTCGGCGAGTTCGCGCTCGGGCTCGCCATCACCGCCCCGGTGATGCTCCTGGCGCGCATGCAGCTGCGCACGCTCCAGGCGACCGACGCGCGGGACGCGTACGGCTTCGAGCACTACCTGGGGCTGATGGTGCTCAACGTGCTCGGCGGCGTGCTGCTGTGCTGCGGCATCGCCCTGGCGGCGGGGTACTCCGCGGAGGCCTGCCTCGTCATCCCGCTGCTGGCGGTGGCCAAGGGCTTCGAGGCCCTCAGCGACGTGTTCTACGGGGCGCTGCAGCGCAACGAGCGGCTGGTCATCATCGCCCGCTCCACCATCGCCAAGAGCGTGCTCTCCATGGTGCTGGTGGCGTTCGCGCTCTGGGCCACGAACAGCGCGGCGGTCGCGGCGGCCGCACTGGGGCTTTCCTGGGCGCTGGTGCTCTTCCTCCTCGACGTGCCCACGTACCGTCGGGAGTTCGGCGCCGCGAGCCCCTGGCGCCAGCTGTGGCGGGCGCCCTGGCGCGAGCAGGGCGTGCGCCTGAAGAGCCTGCTGGGGCTCGCCTATGCGCTCGGCATCGCCTCGCTGCTGGGCTCGCTGCGCCCCAACGTCCCGCGCTACCTGCTGGAGGCGCACGCCGGCCAGGCCGAGCTGGGCGTGTACGCCGCGCTCGCGTACTTCTCGGCGCTGGGCGGCCGGGTGGTGCAGGCGCTCGGGCAGGTGCTGAACCCCCGGCTGGGGCGCTACCACGCGGAGGGGGACCAGCGCCGCTTTGGCCGCGCGCTCCTGGCCTTCTCGGGTGGGTCGGCGCTGGTGGGCGTCTGCGCCATCGTCGGTGCGGCGTTGCTGGGCCGCCAGGTGCTGACGCTCTTCTATGGGGCGCCGTATGCGCGCAACAACGGTCTGTTCGTCTGGCTGATGGTGGCCGCAGCACTGGAGTACGTCGGCACGAGCCTCCAGTCCGCGCTCACGGCGGCGCGGGAGCTAAAGGTGCAGATGGTGATGCTCGTCTTCTCCGTCGCGGTGGTGGGGTTGGGGAGCCTGTACTGGGTGCCCAGGGTGGGCCCGGTGGGGGCGGCCTGGGCCCTGTCTCTGGGCTGGCTCACCGAGCTGGGCTGTAGCGGGTGGCTCGCCCTGC
- a CDS encoding glycosyltransferase family 4 protein: MKIIYLHQYFTTPEMQGGTRSYELARRLVRMGHEVHMVTSDTGPTNEAKGWRETDVSGINVHWLPVPYSQKMSYPDRMRAFGSFAVGSAQRAAQLGGDVVFATSTPLTIAVPGIVASRWNKRPMVFEVRDLWPALPIAVGALKSRPAILAAQVLEKAAYAGAAHIVALSPGMKAGVEAAGVHPEKITVIPNLCDPERFQVPASEGAAFRRKYRWLGDRPMVVYAGTLGRVNGVDFLVRLAAEVLKKDPEIRFVVVGRGSEEPTLYALADKLGVKDRNLFFLPPVAKAEVPAILSAATIATSLFTDVPGMEDNSANKVFDALAASRPLALNYGGWQAQLLEQEGFGVYLPPKDLPAAGALLANRVRDARWLADAGRKAGRLGRERFSADAAALRLDEVLRRTVGKA, encoded by the coding sequence ATGAAGATCATCTACCTCCATCAATACTTCACGACGCCGGAGATGCAGGGCGGGACGCGGTCCTACGAGCTCGCGCGCCGCCTGGTCCGCATGGGCCACGAGGTCCACATGGTGACCTCCGACACCGGGCCCACCAACGAAGCAAAGGGCTGGCGCGAGACGGACGTGAGCGGCATCAACGTGCACTGGCTGCCGGTGCCCTACTCACAGAAGATGAGCTACCCGGACCGGATGCGCGCCTTCGGCAGCTTCGCCGTCGGCTCGGCGCAGCGGGCCGCGCAGCTCGGCGGCGACGTGGTCTTCGCCACCAGCACGCCGCTGACCATCGCGGTGCCCGGCATCGTCGCCTCGCGCTGGAACAAGCGGCCCATGGTCTTCGAGGTGAGGGACCTCTGGCCCGCACTCCCCATCGCCGTCGGCGCCCTCAAGAGCCGCCCGGCCATCCTCGCCGCGCAGGTGCTCGAGAAGGCCGCCTACGCGGGCGCGGCGCACATCGTCGCGCTCTCGCCGGGCATGAAGGCCGGCGTGGAGGCGGCGGGCGTGCACCCGGAGAAGATCACCGTCATCCCCAACCTCTGCGACCCGGAGCGCTTCCAGGTGCCCGCCTCGGAGGGCGCGGCGTTCCGGCGCAAGTACCGCTGGCTCGGTGACAGGCCCATGGTCGTCTACGCGGGCACGCTCGGCCGGGTGAATGGCGTGGACTTCCTCGTCCGGCTTGCCGCGGAGGTGCTGAAGAAGGACCCGGAGATTCGCTTCGTCGTCGTAGGGCGGGGCAGCGAGGAGCCCACGCTGTACGCGCTCGCGGACAAGCTCGGGGTGAAGGACCGCAACCTCTTCTTCCTCCCGCCGGTGGCGAAGGCAGAGGTCCCCGCCATCCTCTCCGCGGCCACCATCGCCACGTCCCTCTTCACCGACGTGCCGGGCATGGAGGACAACTCCGCCAACAAGGTGTTCGACGCGCTCGCCGCCAGCCGGCCGCTCGCGCTCAACTACGGAGGCTGGCAGGCGCAGTTGCTCGAGCAGGAGGGGTTCGGCGTGTACCTGCCGCCCAAGGACCTGCCCGCCGCGGGGGCGCTGCTGGCCAACCGGGTGCGTGACGCCCGGTGGCTCGCGGACGCGGGGCGGAAGGCGGGGAGGCTGGGCCGGGAGCGCTTCTCGGCGGACGCGGCGGCCCTCCGGCTCGACGAGGTGCTCCGGCGCACGGTAGGCAAGGCATGA